The genomic window GACCTCGCGTGGACGGCCGCGAGTGCGCCGCTCCTCGACGGCGCGGCGCTCGCCGTGCCGCCCGGCCCCCAGCCGGTGCTGCACCTCGCGAATGCGGGCGACGTCGACGCGGTCGCGACCGTGGCCGTCGACGGCGATGCCCGGGAGGTCGCGGTGCCGGCCGGCGGAGCGGCATCCCTCGACCTCCGATCCGACGCGCGGGTGGTGCTCACCGGGGTCGAGGGGCTGTACGGATCGGTCTCCTTCAGCGGCGACGCCGAGCTCTCGTCGATGCCGATCTCGCCGCCCGGGCCGCTCGACGCGCCCGTGCGGGTCTACCCGCAGTGAGGCGGGGCCCTCAGAAGTGCCGGTAGCGGCCGGGCGCCAGCTCCCAGGGGTCGCGGCCGAGGAAGTCGGCGACGGCGCGGAACACGCAGCTCTCGATCAGGAGCTTCTCATCCTTCTCCTCGCCCTCCTGCGTGCGGAGGAAGCGCACGATGGGCAGGCGGAAGAACACGATGCGGCGCTCGTCGTGATCGACCTTCCAGCGGTCGACGTGGTCGTCGTGGATCGCCTCGGCGGGCGCGTCGACGACCTGGAAGGTCACGTGCTCGAGCTCGGGCCACAGCCCGCGGAGGTACGCGGCGGTCGAGGCGACCGTCATGTCGAACTCCTCGATGCGCGTGCGCAGGGGCTCGAGGTGCGGCCCGGTCACGGGCGAGCGCATGCCCCGACCGTGGCGATCCCGGGCGAGGCGCCGGGGTGAGGCGGGCGTCGCGGCGACACGGCGGGAACGGCGCATGACCTCCACTGTAGCGGGGCGGCGGATCGCTAGTCTGGGGTGGCCATGAGACGTTGTTCGCGCACCGCATGCACCGCTGAGGCGGTCGCGACCCTCACGTACGACTACGCCGACTCGCTGGCCGTCCTCGGTCCGCTCTCGTACGCACGCGAGCCGCATTCGTACGACCTCTGCGCCCGCCACGCCGAGCGCACGAGCGCTCCGAGAGGCTGGCAGATCATTCGGCACGTGACCCTCGGTGAAGTAGGCTTCAGCGCATGAATCCCCCCCTCCTTCCCGGCGCTCGCGCGCGCCTCGAGACCATCGTGAAGGCCTACGACGTCCGCGGCATCGTGGGCGAGGGCCTGACCGACGAGGTCGTCGAGGCGCTGGGTGCGGCGTTCGCCGACGAGGTGGATGCCGCGGGCGGTCGCATCGTCGTCGGCCACGACATGCGGGATTCCTCGCCGCGCTTCGCCGAGGCGTTCGCGCGCGGCGTCACGGCGCGCGGCGCCGACGTCGTGGCGATCGGGCTCTGCTCGACCGACGAGAGCTACTTCGCGTCGGGCTCGCTGCACGCCCCGGCGGCGATGTTCACGGCCAGCCACAACCCGGCCGCGTACAACGGCATCAAGTTCTCGCGCGCCGGAGCGCAGGGCATCTCGCTCGACACGGGGCTCGCCGCCATCCGCGACCGGGCCGGGGACTACCTCGACGCGGGCGGGGTCACGGGCGTCGGGCAGCCCGGATCGGTCGGGCGCGTCGACGTGCTCGCCGACTACGCCCGCCACCTCCGCTCGCTCGTCGACCTCGGCGGCATCCGGCCGCTCAAGATCGTCGTCGACGCGGGCAACGGGATGGGCGGGCTCACCGTGCCGGCCGTGCTGGGCGAGGCCGCCGGGCTGCCCGCGCTGCCGCTCGAGATCGTGCCGATGTACTTCGAGCTCGACGGCACCTTCCCCAACCACGAGGCCAACCCGCTCGACCCGGCGAACCTCGTCGACCTCCAGCGCGCGGTGCTCGAGCACGGCGCCGACCTCGGCCTCGCGTTCGACGGGGACGCCGACCGCTGCTTCGTCGTCGACGAGCGCGGTGCGGCGGTGGATCCGTCGGCCGTCGCCGCGATCGTGGCGCTGCGCGAGATCGCGCGCGTGCGAGCGCTCGGCGAGCAGGAGCCGACCGTGATCCACAACCTGATCACCTCGCGCTTCGTGCCCGAGACGATCGAGGCGGCCGGCGCGGTCGCCGTGCGCACGCGCGTCGGGCACTCGCTGATCAAGGACCGGATGGCCGAGACCGGTGCCGTCTTCGGCGGCGAGCACTCCGCCCACTACTACTTCCGCGACTTCTGGGGCGCCGACAACGGCATGCTCGCGGCGATGCACGTCCTCGCCGAGTTCGGCGCCCAGGCGGCGCCGCTCTCGCAGCTCGCCGCGCGCTTCACGCCCTACTCGCTCTCGGGCGAGGTGAACTCGACCGTCGAGGACGTCCCGGCCGCGTACAC from Agromyces aurantiacus includes these protein-coding regions:
- a CDS encoding metallopeptidase family protein produces the protein MRSPVTGPHLEPLRTRIEEFDMTVASTAAYLRGLWPELEHVTFQVVDAPAEAIHDDHVDRWKVDHDERRIVFFRLPIVRFLRTQEGEEKDEKLLIESCVFRAVADFLGRDPWELAPGRYRHF
- a CDS encoding DUF3499 family protein; amino-acid sequence: MRRCSRTACTAEAVATLTYDYADSLAVLGPLSYAREPHSYDLCARHAERTSAPRGWQIIRHVTLGEVGFSA
- a CDS encoding phosphomannomutase/phosphoglucomutase — encoded protein: MNPPLLPGARARLETIVKAYDVRGIVGEGLTDEVVEALGAAFADEVDAAGGRIVVGHDMRDSSPRFAEAFARGVTARGADVVAIGLCSTDESYFASGSLHAPAAMFTASHNPAAYNGIKFSRAGAQGISLDTGLAAIRDRAGDYLDAGGVTGVGQPGSVGRVDVLADYARHLRSLVDLGGIRPLKIVVDAGNGMGGLTVPAVLGEAAGLPALPLEIVPMYFELDGTFPNHEANPLDPANLVDLQRAVLEHGADLGLAFDGDADRCFVVDERGAAVDPSAVAAIVALREIARVRALGEQEPTVIHNLITSRFVPETIEAAGAVAVRTRVGHSLIKDRMAETGAVFGGEHSAHYYFRDFWGADNGMLAAMHVLAEFGAQAAPLSQLAARFTPYSLSGEVNSTVEDVPAAYTRIVEAFTGRAEFDELDGLTATGLTSGDEPFWWFNVRPSNTEPLLRLNVEGEDAATMAAIRDEVLALIRA